One window from the genome of Pseudomonas fluorescens encodes:
- the aspA gene encoding aspartate ammonia-lyase translates to MSSAASFRTEKDLLGVLEVPAQAYYGIQTLRAVNNFRLSGVPISHYPKLVVGLAMVKQAAADANRELGQLSEAKHAAISEACARLIRGDFHEEFVVDMIQGGAGTSTNMNANEVIANIALEAMGHQKGEYQYLHPNNDVNMAQSTNDAYPTAIRLGLLLGHDALLASLDSLIQAFAAKGEEFSHVLKMGRTQLQDAVPMTLGQEFRAFATTLSEDLARLKTLAPELLTEVNLGGTAIGTGINADPRYQALAVQRLATISGQPLVPAADLIEATSDMGAFVLFSGMLKRTAVKLSKICNDLRLLSSGPRTGINEINLPARQPGSSIMPGKVNPVIPEAVNQVAFQIIGNDLALTIAAEGGQLQLNVMEPLIAFKIFDSIRLLQRAMDMLREHCIVGITANEARCRELVEHSIGLVTALNPYIGYENATRIARVALESGRGVLELVREEGLLDDAMLDDILRPENMIAPRLVPLKA, encoded by the coding sequence ATGTCCTCCGCTGCATCATTCCGCACAGAAAAAGACCTGCTTGGCGTACTCGAAGTACCAGCGCAAGCGTATTACGGCATCCAGACCCTACGAGCGGTAAACAACTTCCGTCTCTCCGGTGTCCCGATCTCGCATTACCCCAAGCTGGTGGTCGGTCTGGCAATGGTCAAACAGGCCGCCGCTGACGCCAACCGCGAACTGGGGCAGCTCAGCGAAGCCAAGCACGCCGCCATCAGCGAAGCCTGTGCACGATTGATCCGCGGCGACTTCCACGAAGAATTCGTGGTGGACATGATCCAGGGCGGCGCCGGCACGTCGACCAACATGAATGCCAACGAAGTCATCGCCAACATCGCGCTGGAGGCCATGGGCCACCAGAAAGGCGAGTACCAGTACCTGCACCCCAACAACGACGTGAACATGGCGCAGTCCACCAACGACGCCTACCCGACCGCGATCCGCCTGGGCCTGCTGCTGGGTCACGACGCGTTGCTGGCCAGCCTCGACAGCCTGATCCAGGCGTTCGCGGCCAAGGGTGAAGAATTCAGCCACGTCCTGAAAATGGGCCGCACCCAGTTGCAGGATGCTGTGCCGATGACTCTCGGCCAGGAATTCCGCGCCTTCGCCACCACCCTGAGCGAAGACCTGGCACGCCTGAAAACCCTGGCGCCTGAACTGCTCACCGAAGTGAACCTGGGTGGCACCGCCATCGGCACTGGCATCAACGCCGATCCGCGCTACCAGGCCCTGGCCGTGCAGCGCCTGGCGACCATCAGCGGCCAGCCGCTGGTTCCGGCCGCCGACCTGATCGAAGCCACCTCCGACATGGGCGCCTTCGTGCTGTTCTCTGGCATGCTCAAGCGCACCGCGGTCAAGCTGTCGAAGATCTGCAACGACCTGCGCCTGCTGTCCAGCGGCCCACGCACCGGCATCAACGAAATCAACCTGCCGGCCCGCCAACCAGGCAGCTCGATCATGCCCGGCAAGGTCAACCCGGTGATCCCGGAAGCGGTCAACCAGGTGGCATTCCAAATCATCGGCAACGACCTGGCCCTGACCATCGCGGCCGAAGGCGGCCAACTGCAACTGAACGTGATGGAGCCGCTGATCGCCTTTAAGATCTTCGACTCGATCCGCCTGCTGCAACGGGCCATGGACATGCTGCGCGAGCACTGCATCGTCGGCATCACCGCCAACGAAGCGCGCTGCCGTGAACTGGTCGAGCACTCGATCGGCCTGGTCACCGCCCTGAACCCGTACATCGGCTATGAAAACGCCACCCGCATCGCCCGTGTTGCCCTGGAAAGTGGCCGCGGCGTGCTGGAACTGGTGCGCGAAGAAGGCTTGCTCGACGACGCCATGCTCGACGACATCCTGCGCCCGGAAAACATGATTGCTCCGCGTCTGGTCCCGCTCAAAGCGTGA
- a CDS encoding phosphate ABC transporter substrate-binding protein PstS, which translates to MKLKRLMAAMTFVAAGVATANAVAAVDPAIPSYTKTTGVSGNLSSVGSDTLANLMTLWAENYKKEYPNVNIQIQAAGSSTAPPALTEGTANLGPMSRKMKDNELQAFEQKYGYKPTAIPVAVDALAVFVHKDNPIKHLTMAQVDAIFSSTRLCGAKADVKTWGDLGVTGDLANKPVQLFGRNSVSGTYGYFKEEALCKGDYKPNVNEQPGSASVVQSISSSLNGIGYSGIGYKTASVKTVALAKKEGGEFIEDTEENALNGKYPLSRFLYVYVNKAPNKPLAPLEAEFVKLILSKQGQEVVVKDGYIPVPAKVAAKALADLGLQEGGNVAKQ; encoded by the coding sequence ATGAAACTGAAGCGTTTGATGGCGGCAATGACTTTTGTCGCTGCTGGCGTTGCGACTGCCAACGCGGTTGCCGCTGTTGACCCTGCGATCCCGAGCTACACCAAGACCACTGGTGTGTCGGGCAACCTCTCCAGCGTCGGCTCCGATACCCTGGCCAACCTGATGACCTTGTGGGCCGAGAACTACAAGAAAGAATACCCGAACGTAAACATCCAGATTCAGGCCGCCGGTTCCTCCACCGCGCCGCCCGCGCTCACCGAAGGCACCGCCAACCTGGGCCCGATGAGCCGCAAGATGAAGGACAACGAACTGCAGGCCTTCGAACAGAAGTACGGCTACAAGCCAACCGCTATTCCGGTTGCCGTGGACGCCCTGGCCGTATTCGTGCACAAGGACAACCCGATCAAGCACCTGACCATGGCTCAGGTCGACGCCATTTTTTCCTCGACTCGCCTCTGCGGCGCCAAGGCTGACGTCAAGACCTGGGGCGACCTGGGCGTGACCGGCGACCTGGCCAACAAGCCGGTCCAACTGTTCGGTCGCAACTCGGTGTCCGGCACCTACGGCTACTTCAAGGAAGAAGCCTTGTGCAAAGGCGACTACAAGCCAAACGTCAACGAACAGCCGGGTTCGGCTTCGGTTGTGCAGTCGATCAGCAGCTCGCTTAACGGCATCGGCTACTCGGGTATCGGCTACAAGACCGCCAGCGTGAAAACCGTTGCTCTGGCCAAGAAAGAAGGCGGCGAGTTCATTGAAGACACCGAAGAAAACGCCCTGAACGGCAAGTACCCGCTGTCGCGTTTCCTCTACGTCTACGTCAACAAGGCGCCGAACAAGCCTCTGGCCCCGCTGGAAGCCGAGTTCGTGAAGCTGATCCTGTCCAAGCAAGGCCAGGAAGTCGTGGTCAAGGACGGCTACATCCCGGTACCTGCCAAAGTCGCCGCCAAGGCACTGGCTGACCTGGGTCTGCAGGAAGGCGGCAACGTCGCCAAGCAGTAA
- a CDS encoding D-hexose-6-phosphate mutarotase: protein MPTPNVEAVKLDELNAWRIRHGQAELLVAQQGAHILSYQVDGQPPLIWLNDQATFKTGKSIRAGVPVCWPWFGNLTRNPDSVQAMRVSDAPATAHGLVRAMDWELKGIEAEGESLKVEFVLPYPENGLAGWPHQVDLTLTIVMDEQLHIRLTSHNRGSETVSLSQALHSYFAVSDVRNVRVEGVDGLSYIETLDDWNTHTQAGDLTFASETDRIYLDTPPTLSIIDPHWERRIELSSSGSRSAVIWNPWTERAKAFSDMADDGWQRMLCIETANVMDDVVTLLPQASHTLGVSICSKPL from the coding sequence ATGCCTACGCCCAACGTCGAAGCGGTCAAACTGGATGAACTGAACGCCTGGCGCATCCGTCACGGTCAGGCCGAGTTGCTGGTAGCCCAGCAAGGCGCGCACATCCTCAGTTATCAAGTGGACGGCCAGCCGCCACTGATCTGGCTCAACGACCAGGCCACGTTCAAGACCGGCAAGAGCATCCGCGCGGGCGTGCCGGTGTGCTGGCCGTGGTTCGGCAACCTGACGCGCAACCCCGACAGCGTACAGGCCATGCGTGTGAGCGACGCCCCCGCCACGGCCCACGGCCTGGTGCGGGCGATGGATTGGGAATTGAAGGGCATCGAAGCCGAAGGCGAAAGCCTCAAGGTGGAGTTCGTGCTGCCCTACCCCGAGAATGGCCTTGCGGGCTGGCCTCACCAGGTGGACCTGACGCTGACCATCGTGATGGACGAGCAGCTGCACATCCGCCTCACCAGCCATAACCGTGGCAGCGAAACCGTCAGCCTCAGCCAGGCGCTGCACAGCTACTTCGCCGTGAGCGACGTACGCAACGTGCGGGTCGAAGGGGTGGATGGCTTGAGCTACATCGAGACCCTGGACGACTGGAATACCCACACCCAGGCCGGCGACCTGACATTTGCCAGCGAGACCGACCGCATCTACCTCGACACCCCGCCGACGCTCAGCATCATTGACCCGCACTGGGAACGACGGATCGAACTGAGCAGCAGCGGTTCGCGCTCGGCGGTGATCTGGAACCCCTGGACCGAACGCGCCAAGGCCTTCAGCGACATGGCCGACGATGGCTGGCAGCGCATGTTGTGCATCGAGACGGCGAATGTGATGGACGACGTGGTGACGTTGTTGCCACAGGCCAGCCATACCCTTGGCGTGAGCATCTGCAGCAAGCCCCTCTAA
- a CDS encoding LysR substrate-binding domain-containing protein: MNLESKWLEDFSALAATRSFSQAAERRFVTQPAFSRRIRSLEAALGLTLVNRSRTPVELTAAGQLFLVTARTVVEQLGEVLRHLHHLEGGQGEVIQVAAAHSLALGFFPRWIAQLRNEGMNIATRLVATNVGDAVHALREGGCDLMLAFYDPDSAMQMDPEIFPSLHLGQTEMLPVCAADANGNPLFDLEGEASVPLLAYSAGAFLGRSVNQLLRQRALRFTTIYETAMADSLKSMALEGLGIAWVPHLSVRAELARGELVICGGTQWHVPLEIRLYRCALVRKANVRLLWRKLEGGAAQGAIGS; encoded by the coding sequence ATGAATCTTGAAAGCAAATGGCTCGAGGACTTCAGTGCCCTGGCCGCGACCCGCAGTTTCTCCCAGGCGGCCGAGCGGCGTTTCGTGACGCAACCGGCATTCAGCCGGCGAATTCGCAGCCTTGAGGCTGCGCTGGGGCTGACCCTGGTCAACCGTTCCCGTACGCCCGTCGAGCTGACGGCGGCGGGGCAGTTGTTCCTGGTGACGGCACGTACCGTGGTGGAGCAATTGGGCGAAGTGCTGCGCCATTTGCATCACCTGGAAGGCGGGCAGGGCGAAGTCATCCAAGTGGCCGCCGCCCACTCCCTGGCGCTGGGCTTCTTCCCCCGCTGGATCGCGCAACTGCGCAACGAAGGGATGAACATCGCCACGCGGCTGGTGGCGACCAACGTCGGCGACGCTGTCCACGCCCTGCGTGAAGGTGGCTGCGATTTGATGCTGGCCTTCTACGATCCGGATTCGGCCATGCAGATGGACCCGGAGATCTTCCCGTCGCTGCACCTGGGCCAGACCGAAATGCTCCCAGTGTGCGCCGCCGATGCCAACGGCAACCCGCTGTTCGACCTTGAAGGCGAGGCCAGCGTGCCGCTGCTGGCCTACAGCGCCGGGGCGTTCCTCGGGCGCTCGGTCAACCAGTTGTTGCGCCAGCGGGCGCTGCGATTCACCACGATCTACGAAACGGCCATGGCCGACAGCCTGAAAAGCATGGCCCTGGAAGGCCTGGGCATCGCCTGGGTACCGCACCTGAGCGTACGCGCCGAACTGGCCCGGGGCGAACTGGTGATCTGTGGTGGCACGCAATGGCACGTGCCGTTGGAGATCCGCCTGTACCGCTGCGCCCTGGTGCGCAAGGCCAATGTGCGGTTGCTGTGGCGCAAGCTCGAAGGCGGTGCGGCGCAGGGCGCCATCGGATCCTGA
- a CDS encoding alanine/glycine:cation symporter family protein — protein MLEVINDFLSGKVLIVLIVGLGGYFTIRSRFVQFRHFFHMFTVFRDSLKSSTDQLSSFQALMLSLAGRVGAGNIAGVGIAVTLGGPGAVFWMWVTALVGMSSSFFECSLGQLYKRCDSEGQYRGGPSYYIQHGLQKRWLGMIMAFLLLVTFGFAFNGLQAHAVTHSLNNAFGFDTTYTGLGLAVLLGLVFIGGIKRIAKVADLLVPVKTLAYIAVTLYVIVLQFEHVPGMLVTIVKSAFGLDQAFGGLIGSAIVMGVKRGVFANEAGLGSAPNVAAVASVEHPVAQGVVQAFSVFLDTFVICTCTALLILLSGFYTPGFEGDGIALTQNSLAAVVGDWGRIFISVALSLFVFTSILYNYYLGENNLRFMIGDNRKALMGYRALVLALIFWGAIENLGTVFAFADITMTLLAFVNLIALFLLFKVGMRILRDYDDQRSAGIKVPVFDSSKFPDLDLDRKAWPANPSAPVAQPDAASAGVTAAQR, from the coding sequence ATGCTCGAAGTCATCAACGACTTCCTATCAGGGAAAGTGCTGATCGTGCTCATTGTCGGGCTCGGTGGCTACTTCACGATCCGCTCGCGTTTCGTCCAGTTCCGTCACTTCTTCCACATGTTCACGGTGTTCCGTGACAGCCTGAAAAGCAGCACCGACCAGCTCAGTTCCTTCCAGGCCCTGATGCTCAGCCTGGCCGGTCGTGTCGGCGCGGGCAACATCGCCGGTGTCGGCATCGCCGTGACCCTCGGTGGGCCTGGTGCGGTGTTCTGGATGTGGGTAACCGCCCTGGTCGGTATGTCCAGCAGCTTCTTCGAGTGCTCCCTCGGCCAGCTCTACAAGCGCTGCGACTCCGAAGGCCAGTACCGTGGCGGCCCGTCCTATTACATCCAGCACGGCCTGCAGAAACGCTGGTTGGGCATGATCATGGCGTTCCTGCTGCTGGTCACCTTCGGCTTCGCCTTCAACGGCCTGCAAGCCCACGCAGTGACCCACTCCCTGAACAACGCTTTCGGCTTCGACACCACCTACACCGGCCTTGGCCTGGCGGTGCTGCTGGGCCTGGTGTTCATCGGCGGAATCAAGCGCATCGCCAAGGTTGCCGACCTGCTGGTACCGGTCAAGACCCTGGCGTACATCGCCGTGACCCTCTACGTGATCGTGCTGCAGTTCGAACATGTACCGGGCATGCTGGTGACTATCGTCAAGAGCGCCTTCGGTCTGGACCAGGCCTTCGGCGGCCTGATCGGCAGCGCCATCGTCATGGGCGTCAAGCGTGGCGTGTTCGCCAACGAAGCCGGCCTGGGCAGTGCGCCTAACGTCGCCGCCGTCGCGTCGGTCGAGCACCCGGTCGCCCAGGGCGTAGTCCAGGCGTTCAGCGTGTTCCTGGACACCTTCGTGATCTGCACCTGCACCGCGTTGCTGATCCTGCTGTCGGGCTTCTACACCCCGGGCTTCGAAGGCGACGGCATTGCCCTGACCCAGAACTCCCTGGCGGCCGTCGTGGGTGACTGGGGCCGGATATTCATCTCCGTGGCCCTGTCGTTGTTCGTGTTCACCTCGATCCTCTACAACTACTACCTGGGCGAGAACAACCTGCGTTTCATGATCGGTGACAATCGCAAGGCCCTGATGGGCTACCGCGCGCTGGTCCTGGCCCTGATTTTCTGGGGTGCCATCGAAAACCTCGGCACCGTGTTCGCTTTCGCCGACATCACCATGACCCTGCTGGCGTTCGTGAACCTGATCGCGCTGTTCCTGCTGTTCAAGGTCGGCATGCGCATCCTGCGCGACTACGATGACCAGCGTTCGGCCGGCATCAAGGTTCCGGTGTTCGACTCCAGCAAGTTCCCGGACCTGGATCTGGACCGCAAGGCCTGGCCTGCCAACCCATCGGCGCCCGTTGCCCAGCCTGACGCCGCTTCGGCTGGCGTGACCGCAGCGCAACGCTGA
- a CDS encoding 5-(carboxyamino)imidazole ribonucleotide synthase, translating to MKIGVIGGGQLGRMLALAGTPLGMNFAFLDPAPDACAAALGEHLRADYGDQDHLRQLADEVDLVTFEFESVPAETVAFLSQFVPVYPSAEALRIARDRWFEKNMFKDLGIPTPAFADIQSQADLDAAVAAIGLPAVLKTRTLGYDGKGQKVLRKPEDVVGTFAELGSVACLLEGFVPFTGEVSLIAVRARDGEIRFYPLVHNTHKDGILKLSVASTDHPLQALAEDYSSRVLKQLDYVGVMAFEFFEVDGGLKANEIAPRVHNSGHWTTEGAECSQFENHLRAVAGLPLGSTAKVGESAMLNFIGKVPDSDKVLAIADCHLHHYGKAFKVGRKVGHANLRCADRATLAQQIIKVETLIAEQ from the coding sequence ATGAAGATCGGTGTAATCGGTGGCGGCCAGTTGGGTCGCATGTTGGCTCTGGCAGGTACGCCGCTGGGGATGAACTTCGCTTTCCTGGACCCGGCGCCTGACGCCTGTGCCGCGGCGCTGGGTGAACACCTGCGGGCCGACTACGGCGACCAGGATCACCTGCGCCAATTGGCCGATGAAGTCGATCTGGTGACCTTCGAATTCGAAAGCGTCCCGGCCGAAACCGTGGCCTTCCTGTCCCAGTTCGTCCCGGTCTACCCGAGCGCCGAAGCCTTGCGGATCGCCCGTGACCGCTGGTTCGAAAAGAACATGTTCAAGGACCTGGGCATCCCCACGCCGGCTTTCGCCGACATTCAGTCCCAGGCCGACCTGGACGCCGCTGTCGCCGCCATCGGCCTGCCCGCCGTGCTCAAGACCCGTACCCTGGGTTACGACGGCAAGGGCCAGAAAGTCCTGCGCAAGCCTGAAGACGTGGTCGGTACATTTGCCGAGCTTGGCAGCGTGGCCTGCCTGCTGGAAGGTTTCGTGCCGTTCACCGGGGAAGTCTCGCTGATCGCCGTGCGTGCCCGCGACGGTGAAATCCGCTTCTATCCGTTGGTGCACAACACCCACAAGGACGGCATCCTCAAGCTGTCCGTCGCCAGCACCGATCATCCGCTGCAGGCCCTGGCCGAGGACTACTCCAGCCGGGTGCTCAAGCAACTGGACTATGTCGGCGTGATGGCGTTCGAGTTCTTCGAAGTGGACGGCGGCCTCAAGGCCAACGAAATCGCACCGCGGGTACACAACTCCGGGCACTGGACCACCGAAGGCGCCGAGTGCAGCCAGTTCGAAAACCACCTGCGGGCGGTGGCCGGGCTGCCACTGGGGTCGACCGCCAAGGTCGGTGAAAGCGCGATGCTCAATTTCATCGGCAAGGTCCCGGACAGCGACAAGGTCCTGGCGATTGCCGACTGCCATTTGCATCACTATGGCAAGGCGTTCAAGGTCGGGCGCAAGGTCGGTCACGCCAACTTGCGCTGCGCTGACCGGGCCACGCTGGCCCAGCAGATCATCAAGGTCGAGACGCTGATCGCCGAACAATAA
- a CDS encoding DUF3299 domain-containing protein codes for MRRLVLTLLLLGSGLAHAAELPETDWLELMPKSDQKALEAMPEIDHNSPEANGTFTEKGGLKQSKGLPAVMYSTKTVAAMNDKHIRIGGYPVPLETDAKGRSTLFFLVPYPGACIHVPPPPPNQLVLVRYPKGLKLDDIYTPLWVTGTLKIEKVDNDLASAAYALEAEKVRVVQEADL; via the coding sequence ATGCGCCGTCTAGTATTGACCCTTCTTCTGCTGGGCAGTGGCCTGGCCCATGCCGCCGAGCTGCCGGAAACCGACTGGCTCGAACTGATGCCCAAGTCGGACCAGAAAGCCCTCGAGGCCATGCCCGAGATCGACCACAACTCCCCGGAAGCCAACGGCACCTTCACTGAAAAAGGCGGCCTGAAACAAAGCAAGGGCTTGCCGGCGGTGATGTATTCGACCAAGACCGTGGCGGCGATGAACGACAAGCACATCCGCATCGGCGGTTACCCGGTGCCGCTGGAAACCGACGCCAAGGGCCGCAGCACGCTGTTTTTCCTGGTGCCCTACCCTGGCGCCTGCATCCACGTCCCGCCACCGCCGCCTAACCAATTGGTGCTGGTGCGCTATCCCAAGGGCCTGAAGCTGGACGACATCTACACGCCGCTCTGGGTGACGGGCACGCTGAAGATCGAAAAGGTCGACAACGACCTGGCGAGCGCGGCGTATGCGCTGGAGGCGGAGAAGGTGAGGGTGGTGCAGGAAGCGGATTTGTAG
- the purE gene encoding 5-(carboxyamino)imidazole ribonucleotide mutase — MSALVGVIMGSKSDWSTLSHTADMLEKLGIPYEVKVVSAHRTPDLLFQYAEEAEARGIEVIIAGAGGAAHLPGMCAAKTHLPVLGVPVQSSMLSGVDSLLSIVQMPAGIPVATLAIGKAGAINAALLSASILGAKHPQFHTVLKKFRAEQTDSVLDNPDPRIA; from the coding sequence ATGAGTGCACTGGTTGGCGTGATCATGGGCTCCAAGTCCGATTGGTCCACCCTTAGCCACACCGCCGATATGCTGGAAAAGCTCGGCATCCCTTACGAGGTGAAAGTGGTCTCCGCCCACCGTACCCCGGACCTGCTGTTCCAGTACGCCGAAGAGGCCGAGGCACGTGGCATCGAGGTGATCATCGCCGGTGCCGGTGGCGCGGCCCACCTGCCGGGCATGTGCGCGGCCAAGACCCACCTGCCGGTGCTGGGCGTGCCGGTCCAGTCGTCGATGCTCTCGGGCGTCGACTCGTTGCTGTCGATCGTGCAGATGCCGGCCGGTATCCCGGTCGCGACCCTGGCCATCGGCAAGGCCGGCGCGATCAACGCGGCCCTGCTGTCGGCGAGCATCCTGGGCGCCAAGCACCCACAGTTTCATACCGTGCTGAAAAAATTCCGCGCTGAGCAGACAGACAGCGTCCTGGACAATCCAGACCCACGCATTGCCTGA
- a CDS encoding MFS transporter → MTTAPSSTATPAQPARPLTRNDYKTLSLSALGGALEFYDFIIFVFFATVVGKLFFPAEMPEWLRLMQTFGIFAAGYLARPLGGIIMAHFGDLLGRKKMFTLSIFMMAVPTLIMGLLPTYAQIGMWAPILLLLMRVIQGAAIGGEVPGAWVFVSEHVPARHIGYACGTLTCGLTAGILLGSLVATAINSLYTPVEVADYAWRIPFLLGGVFGLFSVYLRRWLHETPVFAELQLRKALAEEIPLRAVLRDHRGAIAISMLLTWLLSAGIIVIILMTPTVLQTVYHFSPTTALQANSLAIVFLSFGCIGSGVLADRFGAGRVFVFGSALLLITSWTFYHSLFDHPDWLFPLYALSGLLVGTIGAVPYVMVKAFPAVVRFSGLSFSYNLAYAIFGGLTPMIVTLLLKESPLGPAYYVAVICGIGIAVGGYLWKKGR, encoded by the coding sequence ATGACCACTGCGCCTTCGAGCACGGCGACGCCCGCACAACCAGCACGTCCACTGACCCGCAACGATTACAAGACCCTGTCGCTTTCAGCTTTGGGCGGTGCGCTGGAGTTCTACGATTTCATCATCTTCGTGTTCTTTGCCACCGTGGTCGGCAAATTGTTCTTTCCTGCCGAAATGCCTGAGTGGCTGCGCCTGATGCAGACCTTCGGCATTTTTGCCGCCGGTTACCTGGCCCGGCCGCTGGGCGGGATCATCATGGCCCACTTCGGCGACCTGCTGGGGCGCAAGAAAATGTTCACCCTGAGCATTTTCATGATGGCTGTGCCGACCCTGATCATGGGCCTGTTGCCCACCTATGCGCAGATCGGCATGTGGGCGCCCATCCTGCTGTTGCTGATGCGGGTGATCCAGGGCGCGGCCATCGGCGGGGAAGTGCCGGGGGCCTGGGTCTTCGTTTCTGAACATGTTCCGGCGCGCCACATCGGCTACGCCTGCGGCACCCTGACCTGCGGCCTGACGGCGGGGATCTTGTTGGGGTCGCTGGTCGCCACAGCCATCAACAGCCTTTATACGCCGGTGGAAGTGGCGGATTACGCCTGGCGGATCCCGTTCCTGCTGGGCGGTGTGTTCGGTCTGTTTTCGGTGTACCTGCGCCGCTGGCTCCACGAAACCCCGGTGTTCGCCGAGCTGCAACTGCGCAAGGCCCTGGCCGAGGAAATACCGCTGCGGGCCGTGCTGCGCGATCATCGCGGCGCCATCGCGATTTCGATGCTGCTGACCTGGCTGCTGTCGGCCGGCATCATTGTGATCATCCTGATGACCCCGACGGTGTTGCAGACCGTTTACCACTTCAGCCCGACCACCGCGTTGCAGGCCAACAGCCTGGCGATCGTGTTCCTGAGCTTTGGTTGCATTGGCTCCGGCGTGCTGGCCGACCGCTTCGGCGCCGGGCGGGTATTTGTCTTCGGTAGCGCGTTGCTGCTGATCACCTCCTGGACCTTTTATCACAGCCTGTTCGACCACCCCGACTGGCTATTCCCGCTCTATGCGCTGAGCGGCCTGCTGGTGGGCACCATCGGCGCGGTGCCTTACGTCATGGTCAAGGCGTTCCCGGCCGTGGTGCGCTTCAGCGGCCTGTCGTTCTCCTACAACCTGGCGTACGCCATCTTCGGCGGCCTGACCCCGATGATCGTTACCCTGCTGCTCAAGGAAAGCCCGCTGGGACCGGCCTATTACGTGGCGGTGATCTGCGGTATCGGGATTGCTGTGGGCGGTTATCTCTGGAAGAAGGGGCGCTAG
- a CDS encoding acyl-CoA thioesterase, translating to MIELEQEDPIPQGDLALQITALPRETNGFGDIFGGWLVSQMDLAGTAMASKVAGGRVATVAIDRMAFLVPVAVGAQLSFYTQALEIGRSSIQMMVEVWSDDPLSSEWRKVTEAVFVFVAIDGSGRTRSVPPRAR from the coding sequence ATGATAGAGCTCGAACAAGAAGATCCAATCCCGCAAGGCGACCTGGCCCTGCAAATCACCGCGCTCCCTCGCGAGACTAACGGCTTCGGCGATATTTTCGGTGGCTGGCTGGTGTCCCAGATGGACCTGGCCGGCACCGCCATGGCCAGCAAAGTGGCCGGCGGACGCGTGGCCACCGTGGCGATCGATCGCATGGCGTTCCTGGTGCCGGTGGCGGTGGGTGCGCAGCTTTCCTTTTATACCCAGGCGCTGGAAATCGGCCGCAGCTCGATCCAGATGATGGTCGAGGTCTGGAGCGACGACCCGCTGTCCAGTGAATGGCGCAAGGTGACCGAGGCGGTCTTTGTCTTTGTCGCCATCGACGGCAGCGGTCGTACCCGCTCGGTTCCGCCGCGCGCCCGTTAA
- a CDS encoding GlsB/YeaQ/YmgE family stress response membrane protein: MGIIGTIFIGLIVGLLARFLKPGDDSMGWIMTILLGIGGSLAATYGGQALGIYQAGQGAGFIGALVGAIVLLVIYGLIKRN; this comes from the coding sequence ATGGGTATCATCGGAACCATCTTTATCGGCTTGATCGTTGGCCTGCTGGCGCGCTTCCTGAAACCGGGCGATGACAGCATGGGCTGGATCATGACCATCCTGCTCGGTATCGGCGGTTCGTTGGCGGCCACTTACGGCGGCCAGGCCCTGGGCATCTACCAGGCCGGCCAAGGCGCAGGTTTCATCGGTGCCCTGGTGGGCGCGATCGTGTTGCTGGTGATCTACGGCCTGATCAAAAGAAACTGA